The DNA window CTACACCTACATGTGGTCTCCACAGCTCTTCTCACAAGAGAATTATGAGGGATTATGAGTCTTCTTAGTAACCACCTAAGAAAGAACCTGCTTAGTGAAGGTATGATTTTAGTTCCTTAACCATCATGATAAGCAGTCTTATGGTCATCATCAGAGTGGAGTCTAAACATATACCACCAGTATGTCATTTGAGATTGTAGTCTTAAAGAGGCCCAGGATAAAGCCCAAGCCCATCATACTCCCCCATGAACAGCTTATTCCATTTCCTATGGTTACAGAAAAGAATTCACATAGGAGGGAGATATAAcctctttctgggaacaggctTGTCAAAGATGAATCTGAATCCACAGCTGATGTCCCTAGTaacattttccttctttcagcACACAGGCAGATTATACCTTGGAAACAGGAATATAAATGGGCCAATGCATCAAAGAACATCAATGAGCTGAAGCCTAACACACAGAACACAGAGAGTTGtaatagagaaaagaaataatgTCTTCAATCAAGGAAACAACGCAGACAACCAGGGAGTTCTTACTGAAACTGAAAAGACAAGAGGGCCTAATGAGTCACAGAACTTTACAGGGATGATGTCCTGGAAAAGGGTATTTCCTACTTTGTAGAGTCCCAGTCCAGCCAGTCATGCATGGATTTGCATTTTGGTTGGGAAATTCTTGGACTTGCCCACTGTTAGTCATCTGTACTTCCACTGGGCTGGACAACCAGTCCTATAAAAAGGACCTTTGCTGCATGACTGCAGACTCCTGGTACTCAAGTCCTGGACTTCTTTGGAGAACCTGGTGAGTGTCGTTTGTTGAGTTGATCTGTCTTTATGGTCTTCTTATGTGCTGGAGTCAGTTTTGAGAGAGTAAGTCCTGTTTGATGAGTCCTGTTGTGATCAAGGGATGCCAGGTATGTACTTTGCAGCCAGAAATTTAGCAATGGACAGACTAGTCCACTGTGACAGGTGGCTATTCCTTTTATTTGGTAGGTGAATGAACTGAGTATTTTTGTTTCACATGCATCTTTTGTTGTCCTTTTTAAAGCCCTAAACCTTAGCAGGTATTAGAACCTGGGATTTTCCTGAGCAGTTCCCAATTCTGCAACTCAAGACAACTTGCAGGGATGTCACAAGTGACAAGAGGGGCAGGAATTGGTTCTGAGATTGGTCAGGGTTCTAGAACTTGAGAATGCCTGTCTTGAAAATGTTTAGTGTGAAATCAGCCTTATTTGTTTCATTGGAACAAAATTTTTTTCTGATAGTAAAAAGGTATGAAAAAAGTTTATTTCCTAAAGCTTGTGCCACAGATTGGTGATAGGAAAGGGAAATGCCAGCTTGTTCTAAAGCATGAATAGGGcaatatgcacatgcatgtagagaGAAATGGCTCTGATGTTTCATGTCTCCAGGAGTCTTCTCTGTGTGGATCATCCCTGAACACTCTCATGTAATGTCTTTCAGATCCTGAGACTTCAGCACGATGTCTTACCAACAACAACAGTGCAAGCAGCCCTGCCAGCCTCCTcctgtgtgcccacctccacagtgcccAGAGCCTTGTCCTCCCCCAAAGTGCCCAGAGCCTTGTCCTCCCCCAAAGTGCCCTGAGCCATGCCTCCCTCAGCCATGCCAGCAAAAATGTCCTCCTGTGCAACCTCCTCCAGCCTGCCAGCAGAAGTGCCCACCCAAGAGCAAGTGACTGCTTCAGCTGTCACCAGGagcaagaaaggagaaggaaatctGTCTCTGAGGCTTCTGTAGAAACACTCCCATCTTCCCTTCAAAGTCTCTCATGGATGCAGAAGAATCTTTTCCACCCTCCATTGTCTGTGTTGGTTCCTCATAAGGAAAGGGTTCAATGTGATTCTTCAGCTTCTGCAGTCAAGGGGCTGCTGAGAATGATCCTTCCACACTGGCTCTGTGCAGCTGCGACTCAGAGTGAAGAGTAGCAGCTTTCGCCTCTGGGCTCTGAGAGGATGTTTTCCAAAACTGACAGTAACCTTGGTTAAGTTGTTGCCACTCTGCTTTCATCTTCTGAATAAAGTATAATTCTTGATcatatttgtttgttcttttttctctaaaactcACTGTATTTCCCTTCTGTTATTCTCCTCTtcctatatttttattctttgatctCCAGGTCATTCTGCAGTAATCAGATTTTGACTGAATTATGGGTCCTAGAAAGATTACttggtgtttgtttgcttgagagACACATTATTTCATTCTGCATAACTACAATCTCTCCTTTAGCACATGTTAACTCAAGAAGATGAGGTGATATTCAGATATGCATGTGCCTTTTAGGACAAATTTTCTCCCTACATCCCTATGTATTTTGCTCTTACTTTTCTCCTTCATCTGACCTACATTAACCTATCCTTGCTATATTTTCCTCCTTCAAGATCTGCAATATCCATGGCAACCTTGTATTTAAGagtctatatatttttcttatcatGATGATATGCAGTTTCATTTATTTGCCTGAAGTGGACATGATATCATTGTTCTTTATGACTGATTACTATTCCAGTACACATAGGTGCCACTGTTTTTTAACCCATTTATTCACTGGTGAGCAGATATCATAGATTATTTAATTTGCATATTAGGAATAGTTGTGAACTCTAGATGGACATGCAGGCATCTCTACTGTATGCTGTGTTTGACTTCTTTTCATATGAACCCAAGTGATGCTGCTGAATCATATGACAGTTCTGCTTCAGTAGTATTTATTTGGGGGAAatcccacactgatttccatatttGATGGGTTAATCTACTCTCTCACAGTCTGACAGTTTGTGTTCTTTTTCCTCTACTACTCTTCCAGGAATGgaattgttgttattattttgatgGTTCTCTTCTTACATAGATAGAATGGTCTTCTGGTATAAGTTTGCTTTCCAGTTCTCTAATGGCTACAGGTGTTAAACATTTTCCTGTTACTGTTACTTGTGCAAACTCTGAAGTATGCCAAAGTCTTACTGTGGTCATAATTGAATTAATGTATGCCATTTGATTGTCACATTCAAGGCACCTAATTAGTATCAAGTAAGTGATAGGACTGGAAGCTGCTGATCCACATCATTTCCACTACACTCCCTACCATCCCCACTTCCATCTGCAACATTCCCATCATCATCACCAATACTAGAATCACTATCACAATAACTAAAAGATATGACCCCAGCTAGCACTGCCTATCTCTGCTATTATTGGTACCCTCATTATTATTATGTCACCATGAGTAtcatacacatgtacatcacCCTTTCTATGACCATTATTTATAGCATCAACAATATCATCAAAAAACAATTCAAATATTGTAAAATGTACAAATGTGTGAGAAAGGAATTGCAGCCAAAGAATGATCAGCCTGCATTTAACCTCCTGTTTCTTGTTATTGATTCTTCTATATATGTTAATGTAGAACCTAGATTTTTTCAGGGACTTTTTCTTAATGGCATAGATTACaccatattaaaatattaaattaaatgaagaaccagaaaaaaactagaaCTTCTTCTTCAGGTCTGTCATAAAATCCTTAGAAGTCAGGGTAAAAATATGCATGTTGAGCTTAGGGTCATCTACCCTGAAAAGACTATAAAAGTAAGAGAATCAAATGTTTAGATCAATGGTATATGACAGCTAGGAAGGACCATTGTGTGCGTATaacatctgtgcacacatgtgttccATGTCTCTGGTCTTGAAGGTTCACACTTGGAGAAAGTGTGCTGTGCATCCTGTTCATCTGTGGCTGTTCTTCATGGAGCTTCTGTAGAAGGAATTCACCTTTGGTGTCTCAGCCTGGAAAGAGATTCAGCTGCTCTGACTCTGGTGCCAGTACTGTCAGAATTAGTagcctctatttttaaaataatgtaattagaatatattattGTTAAAAGTGAAGTATTTCATCAtgacatttaaatatatacagataGATTGTATTCTCCTTTATCTACTGCCTcaacacagaaaagcaaacatGTCTTACTTATCTTTGGAGAACTTTTTGTGTCCTTTAATATCATGCCTCTTTAAAGTATCAttgttattaattctttgaaaattttatccAATGAATTTCAATGATATTCTCTCACTTGTCATCCAACACCTGTGCCTTTCCTTCTCTTGCCAcccaactttgttttctttttatttgcttgtctTTGTCTCCATCACTTCCAGTTTGTATAGTCCAGCTATTCTAGACAGTGGGGCCTACCCTGGAGCGTGGAACACATAGCAAGTGTctcatcattgaagaaaactgacattCCTTCTCTCAGAacctatcaactgccaataggtTCTCAGCTAGTGGTGGGGTTTCATATTTCCCTTCTCTTGTATATGAGCTTTGGTCTGGTTTGATCTTTCACATTACTTATGCCTGCTGTTCCAATAGTTATGAGTGCAAATGTTTAACAGCCTGgttatgtggggggggggtgagaaagGAGGACAacagaatccatggctgatatgtaaaattaaatgaaattataaaataaaataataaaaataaaataataataataataataataataataataataataaagagattgaatggaaagaaaaaaatcaaaaaaacaaaaaacaaaaaaagaaaacatttcctatTTCTagttcttataatctttctgccatCTCCTCTGTGAGGGTAATCCTGAGCAAATCATAATTTCCTTCTCACACCACCATTTATCAGCTGTGGGTCCCTTTATTAATAATcttctgcaagaagaagcttcagaTGAGGAATGAGAGATATATTGATATGAGTATAACAAGTTACGTGGAATTATCTGTTTAtttgtccatttagcagaacaacAGTGTTAATTGTATTATCCCCCAGTGCATATTTCCTATCTAGCTATAGATTCTCTCACCTTACCAGTGCTAGATATGTACTTTGTCTTATAGAGAAGGACCTTAAATCTAAatagaaagtggttggttgctgCCATACATTTGTGCCACTGTCATACCAGTGGGTATATCTTGCCAAAGCAGTCATTGTTGTAGCTTGCAGTGTTCAGAACTGGATGAGGATGGTAAATACTTTTCTCCTTCACCAGTGCACATGATACCTTCCAATACCATGAGGGCTGGTCAATAGGAATGAGTTGAAGAGGTGAGTACCTCCTAGTTTTCTCCGTATTCTCTGACTTCAGCATTGATGTCCAcagaaatagggtcttaccatgttgTGCTGGAGAATTGACAAGTTACAGGTGGTAGTCTGTAAGAGTGGAGTCATTTTCTGGGATATCACCTGCTAGCAACTAAAAATTGGTAATCTATTACTGCAACTGAAATTTACATTTGTTAATATGAGGCATCTACTTGTGGTATTATACCCCTTCTAGTTGTAAGGTAActgcatattatatatgtatatattttagtaagGTTTTAGagtagtagatttccatatggctttttcaaaaaGTCTTTAACATTAATCATCTCTTTTTATATGCCCTAATCTATCATGCCCTCCTATGTCCCATGACAATGTAAGGCTTtgcattgttttctttaatgCTTTGTACTCTTCTGAGTTGGCTATATTCAGAAAAAGAACCTCACGTTAACTGACTCTGTGTTATAATGACATCCCAGATCAGTAGGCAATTTTGTAATTTGGCATGACTGAGTCCAGACATTGCCTAAGATGATGATTTAGGTGTGATATGCAAATATGGAGAGTAGTAAGTCTCCTACTCACCTAGCTCTATGCTATGTGTACTAACTTTTATGAGCCATCCACTGGTGGTACATTTCATGGTACCTGGCCTCAGGTCTAGAACTGATGACTCTTCCCCTTCAGTGACATGGACAATGGCATTTTCTGCCAAACCCTTCCTTACTGTCTCAAGTTTTGACAGTCATAGGAAGCTGACATGCTTCACTGAACTTGATTCATTATCTGTGTGCTTCTTTGAGCAAAGCTGGAACTAGTAATGGCTTTGCTTTATCTTCCTCATTCTATTCTTCCATCTCTAATTATAAAGCAACATAAGGGACcaaagataatatttttttcttctctgaagtcTTTGTTCTCCCTTTAGTGGATTCTGGATTCTTGCattcttctgtgttttgttttaaatcatagATAACTTCCTGTGACATCAAAAGTGATTACAGTGACAACAGTTACTGTCACCTCTGAGACAGCTCAGTGTTTTAGAACTTAAACTTTGGACTTCCCTTCTTGAATATGATGTTTTATGCAAGAACTATCTTTCTGTCCTTTGAAAGAAAGATGTTTTCtcacagaaaatatgaaaaaagtaTGGTTTTTCTAGGTTAATGAACCAAAATGGTGACATATAAGTGTAGCTGAAAGCTTTCCTGTGTCCAGCATGGAccccagtcaggacaaatctctattaCTGGCTATTCCCGCAACCGCTTttacccaaataaacacacaaaggctaatgttatttttaagctatggccatggcaggcttcttttgatctagttcttatatcttaaatcaacccatttctataaatctatactttgccacatgtcTGTGGCtaactggtacttttacatcttgttttTCATGGTGGGAGCTGGAAGCATATCCTCTTCTCTGACCTTCTCCTTtctatctatctgtttggattttctgtctgtctctaagctgccatgccatagaccaaacagctttatttatcaactaatcagagcaacatattttcacagcatacagaaagacattccccattCATGTAAGGGAAGTCAGGAAGTCTTCAGTTGGATTGAGGAATAGTTTTGATATTTTATAACCATAAGATTCTTTCTCTGTGGAGAATTACCTCTTTTGAGAGTTGTCCCACTGTGTCTTTTAGATCCTGAGATTTCAGCACAATGTGTTACCAATAGCAGCAGTGCAAGCAGCCCTGCCAGTCTCCTCCTGTGTGCCGACCCACAAAGTGCCAAGAGCCTTGTCAGCTCTCAAAGAGTTCTGGCTTTGTCTTCCTCCAAAGTGCCCAGAGCCTGGGTTTCCCTCAAAGTGTTCAATg is part of the Peromyscus eremicus chromosome 6, PerEre_H2_v1, whole genome shotgun sequence genome and encodes:
- the LOC131912616 gene encoding small proline-rich protein 2G-like; the protein is MSYQQQQCKQPCQPPPVCPPPQCPEPCPPPKCPEPCPPPKCPEPCLPQPCQQKCPPVQPPPACQQKCPPKSK